A region from the Vicia villosa cultivar HV-30 ecotype Madison, WI linkage group LG3, Vvil1.0, whole genome shotgun sequence genome encodes:
- the LOC131654827 gene encoding phenylcoumaran benzylic ether reductase Betv6-like: MAAKSKILFIGGTGYIGKHLVEASAKAGHPTFALVRETTLSNPAKANLLNHFKTLGVNLVPGDLYDHESLVKAIKEVDVVISSVRALQLADQVKIIAAIKEAGNIKRFFPSEFGTDVDRAHAVEPAKSAYETKAKIRRAIEAEGIPYTYVSSDYFAGYSLATLAQPGQFAPPPPKDKVFIYGDGIPKAVFNKEEDIATFTIRAVDDPRTLNKVLYIKPPKNIYSFNELVALWEKKIGKTLEKSYIPEDKLVKDIEAAHVPINVVLAINHSIFVKGDHTNFVIEPSFGVEAFELYPDVKYTTVEEYLDQFV, encoded by the exons ATGGCTGCGAAAAGCAAGATTTTGTTCATAGGAGGAACAGGTTACATTGGAAAACACTTAGTAGAAGCAAGTGCAAAAGCTGGTCATCCTACTTTTGCATTGGTCAGAGAAACCACTCTTTCTAATCCAGCCAAGGCCAATCTCCTCAATCATTTCAAAACATTAGGCGTTAATCTAGTTCCT GGGGATTTGTACGATCATGAATCGTTGGTGAAAGCGATTAAGGAGGTGGATGTGGTGATTTCTTCGGTACGTGCGCTTCAGCTTGCGGATCAAGTGAAGATTATCGCTGCTATTAAGGAGGCCGGTAACATCAAG AGGTTTTTCCCTTCGGAATTTGGGACCGACGTTGATCGTGCCCATGCGGTAGAGCCAGCAAAATCTGCATATGAAACCAAAGCCAAAATTCGACGTGCTATTGAAGCAGAAGGCATACCCTATACATACGTCTCTAGCGACTACTTTGCTGGATATTCTCTTGCCACATTAGCCCAGCCAGGACAATTTGCTCCACCTCCACCAAAAGATAAGGTTTTCATATATGGTGATGGAATTCCCAAAG CGGTGTTCAACAAGGAAGAAGACATTGCAACCTTCACTATTAGAGCTGTGGATGATCCAAGGACATTGAACAAGGTTCTATACATTAAACCCCCTAAGAACATTTACTCATTCAACGAGCTTGTGGCATTGTGGGAGAAGAAGATCGGGAAGACTCTCGAGAAAAGCTATATTCCAGAGGATAAACTTGTGAAAGATATTGAAGCTGCACATGTTCCAATCAATGTGGTTTTAGCAATTAACCACTCTATTTTTGTGAAGGGTGATCACACCAACTTTGTGATTGAACCATCTTTCGGGGTTGAGGCTTTTGAGTTGTATCCAGATGTTAAATACACTACTGTTGAGGAGTACCTTGATCAGTTTGTTTGA